The sequence CGCTTGTGGCTAAGGGAGAAAAAGTCAAAATTTTAGACAATTTCAATACAGGAAAAAAGGACAACATCGCTGAATTCATAGATGAAATTGAAGTCATCGATGGCGACTTTACAAATGAGAAAACGGTCCAATCTGCGTTAAAGCAGGTCGATGTGGTTTTTCATCAAGGAGCGATTCCGTCTGTACCAAAATCGATTCAAAACCCAATCGAATCCAACCATGCCAATGTCTCTGGTACGCTCCAGCTCTTGCAAGGTGCGGTTGAAGCAAAAGTAAGTCGATTTATTTACGCAGCTTCGTCATCAGCTTACGGGGACTCGGAAACATTGCCTAAACATGAACAATTGCCTGGCAACCCTATGTCCCCTTATGCGGTCAGCAAATACGCAGGCGAACTTTATTGCAAAGTTTTCCATAACCTTTATGGTTTGGAAACCGTTTCGCTTCGCTACTTTAATGTCTTTGGACCTCGTCAAGACCCCAATTCCAAATATGCAGCCGTTATCCCAAGCTTTATAAAGGCGATGCTAAACGACAAACCACCGACTATTTTTGGCGACGGCACACAATCACGTGACTTTACGTTTATTGACAATGTCGTTTCTGCCAATTTATTAGCAGCCAACGCCCCTAAACTACAAGGAGAATCGGTAAACATAGGGGGAGGCGCCAGCATTGACCTCAACTCCTTGGTAGATGAAATCAATGTACTCTTAGGCAAACAAATTCAGGCAAGCTATGGGCCTGAACGGCCAGGCGACGTAAAACATTCCCTTGCCGATATCCATCTTGCCGAAAAGCTCATTGCCTACCGTCCTATCGTTTCATTTCGGGAAGGATTAAGACAGACGGTCGAGTGGTTTAAACGCCACTGACTTATCGCCTAGCCTGTCGATGAGCGTTCCAATAAAGCCGAGTCAATCTAAATGCTGGTCACATGTAGGTATGCTTTACTAAGTTCGTCGAACCGATCGTTATCTTTTATTTGCTCCTTGGATACTTTTTATGTGTCGGCTTGTTAAACGGATGCTTCTCAAATTTCATCATAACGGAAAGCTTAAAAAAACAGCACCTCCATTGGGTGCTGTTCTACGTAGCGATTAGTCAGGAAAGAGTATTGTCAACGGTAGCATGCGCCTATTTTATCCTTTCGGCTTCCTTGCCTAAACCGTACCTTCCTAGATCCATGGATTTGTCATTAATTTTTCCATAATAGTGGACATCGACAAAGCGGCCATTTTTAAAAACGGCCTCTTTACGGACACCTTCAAGTTCATAGCGGCCTTGTTCCATCATCGCCAATACCCGGTCATTGGTGGCCAGCACTTCCGCTTCAATGCGCCTTAATCCAATATCGGTAAAGCATATATGTTCTAGTTGGCGAAGCACTTCTGGCCCGTAGCTCTTTCCCCAAAAGGCAGGCTTAATCATAATCCCTAATTTGCACGTACGGTTCACTCCATGGATATCGTGGATTTGCGCAATGCCTACTGCTTCTTCAGCCATAATCTTAAAATGCTTTTGCGATTTGTTCGTAATCCAAGACTCCAATTTCCCTTTAAGGAGTAAACGGCTTTGCGGGTAGTTATATCCCAAAATAGCGGTTCGAAATACCGCTTCATCATTGTACATTTCATCAACCAATTCAATGTCTTCCATATTCAAAGGCTTAAGAGCCAATTTCATCTTCGCCACTCCCTTTAGCTAATTCTTTCAAGCGTAGTGGTCGCTTCCTGGTTAAATGGATGGAACCAATAGCGTACGATCAACGCTAATGATAAAATAC is a genomic window of Shouchella clausii containing:
- a CDS encoding SDR family oxidoreductase encodes the protein MATYLITGGAGFIGSNIAKTLVAKGEKVKILDNFNTGKKDNIAEFIDEIEVIDGDFTNEKTVQSALKQVDVVFHQGAIPSVPKSIQNPIESNHANVSGTLQLLQGAVEAKVSRFIYAASSSAYGDSETLPKHEQLPGNPMSPYAVSKYAGELYCKVFHNLYGLETVSLRYFNVFGPRQDPNSKYAAVIPSFIKAMLNDKPPTIFGDGTQSRDFTFIDNVVSANLLAANAPKLQGESVNIGGGASIDLNSLVDEINVLLGKQIQASYGPERPGDVKHSLADIHLAEKLIAYRPIVSFREGLRQTVEWFKRH
- a CDS encoding GNAT family N-acetyltransferase, with protein sequence MKLALKPLNMEDIELVDEMYNDEAVFRTAILGYNYPQSRLLLKGKLESWITNKSQKHFKIMAEEAVGIAQIHDIHGVNRTCKLGIMIKPAFWGKSYGPEVLRQLEHICFTDIGLRRIEAEVLATNDRVLAMMEQGRYELEGVRKEAVFKNGRFVDVHYYGKINDKSMDLGRYGLGKEAERIK